The uncultured Treponema sp. genome includes a region encoding these proteins:
- a CDS encoding YigZ family protein has protein sequence MKVLIEESKAELVIKNSRFISEVFPVETQAQAREKLHEVKQKYFDATHVVHAFSVGLKSETFGMSDDGEPSGTAGRPVLDVLKGSGITNILLTVTRYFGGTLLGTGGLVHAYSESAKQVLSVCKAEPYVEKSSFSFSCGYDLYQTVKHLFEDFNISNLTENFGTDISIQGEIFLSEKNTFLEQIKNISKGTIKCI, from the coding sequence ATGAAGGTTCTTATTGAAGAATCAAAAGCCGAGCTTGTCATAAAAAATTCCCGCTTTATTTCAGAAGTTTTTCCAGTTGAAACTCAGGCGCAGGCAAGAGAAAAACTTCACGAGGTTAAGCAAAAATATTTTGACGCAACCCATGTGGTTCACGCTTTTTCCGTTGGCTTAAAATCTGAAACTTTTGGAATGAGCGATGACGGCGAGCCAAGCGGAACTGCCGGGCGTCCTGTTCTTGATGTTTTAAAAGGAAGCGGAATTACAAATATCTTGCTTACGGTAACTAGGTATTTCGGAGGAACACTTTTAGGAACGGGCGGACTTGTTCATGCGTATAGTGAAAGCGCAAAACAAGTTCTTTCTGTTTGCAAAGCCGAGCCTTATGTTGAAAAATCTTCATTTTCATTTTCATGCGGCTATGATTTGTATCAAACTGTAAAACATTTGTTTGAGGACTTTAATATTTCAAATCTGACTGAAAACTTTGGAACCGACATTTCCATTCAGGGTGAAATTTTTCTATCTGAAAAAAATACTTTTCTTGAGCAAATAAAAAACATTTCAAAAGGAACAATAAAATGCATTTGA
- a CDS encoding histidine phosphatase family protein, protein MHLIFIRHGDPDYSIDSVTEKGKREIELLGKRISKLNATEFFVSPMGRAQATAKACLENIHADFSKQPMKVSTMPWLREFSYDIKDFKTGKNRIAWDWLPRDYFGEKKYKDVQKFFQTKSMKSGNIEFHYKEVCRGLDEILSSYDYNRIDSKIPLYNCLPHISKEESLVDTHLEPEQKDLDEKNLVFVCHLGVMFVMLSHLTGISPVQLWQGFFVAPSSVTIVGAEERVPGEVVFRIQQMGDVSHLIGANEKVSASGFFGNCLSI, encoded by the coding sequence ATGCATTTGATTTTTATTCGTCATGGAGATCCTGATTATTCAATTGATTCTGTTACAGAAAAAGGAAAACGTGAAATAGAACTTTTGGGCAAGCGCATTTCAAAACTGAATGCAACAGAATTTTTTGTTTCGCCGATGGGACGCGCGCAGGCTACGGCAAAGGCTTGCTTGGAAAATATTCATGCAGATTTTTCAAAGCAGCCGATGAAAGTTTCAACAATGCCTTGGCTTAGAGAATTCAGCTACGACATAAAAGATTTTAAAACCGGAAAAAACAGAATTGCATGGGACTGGCTTCCGCGCGATTATTTTGGCGAAAAGAAATATAAGGATGTCCAAAAATTTTTCCAGACAAAATCAATGAAAAGCGGAAACATAGAATTTCACTATAAGGAAGTTTGCCGCGGACTTGATGAGATTTTGTCATCTTATGACTACAACCGCATTGATTCAAAAATTCCTTTGTATAATTGTTTGCCGCATATTTCAAAAGAAGAGTCTTTGGTTGACACGCACCTTGAGCCTGAGCAAAAAGATTTAGATGAAAAAAATCTTGTTTTTGTTTGTCATCTTGGCGTGATGTTTGTAATGCTAAGCCATCTTACAGGAATTAGCCCTGTTCAGCTTTGGCAGGGATTTTTTGTTGCTCCAAGCTCAGTTACAATTGTTGGTGCGGAAGAAAGAGTTCCCGGAGAAGTTGTTTTTAGAATTCAGCAGATGGGAGATGTAAGCCATTTAATCGGCGCAAATGAAAAAGTTTCTGCGTCTGGATTTTTTGGAAACTGTCTTTCCATTTAA
- the mnmA gene encoding tRNA 2-thiouridine(34) synthase MnmA gives MNYNSITYEELELPKKGDRVVVGLSGGVDSTMTAMLLKEKGCDVTCVTMSLWQEADLNLPDDYKIPDSCYSPKEVEDIEENKKFCAEQNIPYIVVDVKEKYQQEVIEYFKREYRNGRTPNPCIRCNRFIKFGAMLSGLKDLGIEYDYFCTGHYAKAVRGTEPLFSVYGENASKDERGKCRPVQIHTALDITKDQAYFLYRIPSAILEKVRFPLASFSKKEVFKMARERGLKAAEKEESQDFIPAPMLEYMFKDKPSVPGDFIDLDGKVLGRHKGIEHYTIGQRRGLGVSAPYPLYVAEIDKEKNLVVLGKDSDLFCSGLIADDLVWPAEYDPCCEFDAMVKIRLASKPVKAHVAPYQPLENEEFCGKAYKVVFEEPQRAVAPGQSVVFYKDGITLGGGIISKAIKA, from the coding sequence ATGAATTATAATTCAATTACTTATGAAGAGCTTGAGCTTCCGAAGAAAGGCGACAGAGTTGTTGTGGGACTTTCCGGCGGAGTTGATTCTACAATGACAGCAATGCTTTTAAAAGAAAAAGGCTGCGATGTAACTTGTGTTACAATGTCTTTGTGGCAAGAGGCTGATTTGAATCTTCCTGACGATTATAAAATTCCAGACAGCTGCTACAGTCCCAAGGAAGTTGAAGACATAGAAGAAAATAAAAAATTTTGCGCAGAACAAAATATTCCATACATCGTTGTTGACGTTAAAGAAAAATATCAGCAGGAAGTAATAGAATATTTTAAGCGTGAATATAGAAACGGCCGCACGCCGAATCCGTGCATAAGATGCAACCGCTTTATAAAATTTGGCGCGATGCTTTCCGGCTTAAAAGACTTGGGAATTGAATACGATTATTTTTGCACAGGACATTATGCAAAAGCCGTGCGCGGAACAGAGCCGCTTTTTTCAGTTTATGGAGAAAACGCTTCAAAAGATGAAAGGGGAAAATGTCGCCCAGTTCAGATTCACACTGCGCTTGATATTACAAAAGATCAGGCTTATTTTTTGTACAGAATTCCGAGCGCAATTTTAGAGAAAGTCCGTTTTCCGCTTGCAAGTTTCAGCAAAAAAGAAGTTTTTAAAATGGCTCGTGAACGCGGATTAAAGGCTGCGGAAAAAGAAGAAAGTCAGGATTTTATTCCGGCTCCGATGCTCGAATATATGTTCAAGGACAAGCCTTCTGTGCCGGGAGATTTTATTGACTTGGACGGAAAAGTTCTTGGCCGCCACAAGGGAATTGAGCATTATACAATCGGACAGAGAAGGGGACTTGGAGTAAGCGCGCCGTATCCTCTTTATGTTGCTGAAATTGACAAGGAAAAAAATCTGGTTGTTCTTGGAAAAGACAGCGACTTGTTTTGTTCAGGTCTTATTGCAGACGATTTGGTTTGGCCTGCTGAATACGATCCTTGCTGTGAATTTGATGCGATGGTAAAAATTCGTCTTGCTTCAAAGCCTGTAAAAGCTCATGTTGCGCCGTATCAGCCATTGGAAAATGAAGAGTTCTGCGGCAAAGCTTACAAGGTTGTGTTTGAAGAACCGCAGCGGGCAGTTGCGCCAGGTCAGTCCGTTGTTTTTTATAAAGACGGAATAACACTTGGCGGCGGAATTATTTCAAAAGCAATCAAAGCCTAA
- a CDS encoding M23 family metallopeptidase: protein MKKTILTLTCAFFSFCGFSFDWPQKETQADSFYSYFGQLRGGTINSSLIFKDPSEVKAADKGRITAVISDHSDDFGWFESALGNSVIISHEDGLSTVYANLDDSSISKEIEEKQFVESGEYLGTSGNTGWQEGQSCLEFKVFDSKNNSAVNPRILMPRAGRELPLTMGTITLKDKNRISHNLLNERRLPAGKYYVYRTRQNVAVPYKIITAVNGATVENISYDVLKESNGKLCVKGNESYNVKEIYPDDTKQLAGIVQLNKGSSTLTITIVNILNSASTISYKLDIY, encoded by the coding sequence ATGAAAAAAACAATTTTAACTTTAACCTGCGCATTTTTTAGTTTCTGCGGATTTTCATTCGACTGGCCGCAAAAAGAAACTCAGGCAGATTCGTTCTATTCATATTTCGGACAGCTTCGCGGAGGCACAATAAATTCCTCGCTGATTTTTAAAGACCCTTCAGAAGTCAAGGCGGCAGACAAAGGAAGAATAACCGCCGTAATTTCAGACCACAGCGACGACTTTGGCTGGTTTGAATCCGCTTTGGGAAATTCCGTGATTATTTCGCATGAAGATGGACTTTCAACAGTTTACGCAAATCTTGACGACAGTTCAATTTCGAAAGAAATAGAAGAAAAGCAGTTCGTTGAGTCTGGCGAATATCTTGGAACAAGCGGAAACACAGGCTGGCAGGAAGGACAAAGCTGCCTTGAATTTAAAGTCTTTGATTCAAAAAATAATTCCGCTGTAAATCCAAGAATTCTTATGCCGCGCGCAGGAAGAGAACTTCCGCTCACAATGGGAACAATAACTTTAAAAGACAAAAACAGAATTTCGCACAATCTTTTGAACGAACGAAGATTGCCGGCAGGAAAATATTACGTTTACAGAACACGTCAAAATGTTGCAGTTCCATACAAAATAATCACTGCTGTAAACGGAGCGACTGTAGAAAATATTTCTTATGATGTTTTAAAAGAAAGCAACGGAAAACTTTGCGTAAAAGGAAATGAATCTTACAATGTTAAAGAAATTTATCCAGACGACACAAAGCAATTGGCAGGAATTGTTCAACTGAACAAAGGCTCTTCAACACTGACAATCACAATTGTCAACATCCTGAATTCAGCGTCAACAATTTCCTACAAACTGGACATTTACTAG
- a CDS encoding WD40 repeat domain-containing protein, with amino-acid sequence MNFNKKKKNLLVPIAVIFCALYIILSVQPMGQEIHFTPEWTEDISHIQENSNDAKKIPFKLSQNIGYFTADGKIVSAITFPFKSTISEKWYAAFGASGTKTDFFFADGTLAGTIDEAGFPFFDQDRIFVMHPGGTSFVKCNSEGKREWNYEHYSPITAFSSSKNGTAAGYADGTVISFLPDGKIDQKFAPGGSNCDVILGVAISEDGNRIACVSGQDQQRFIVAEKNGGHSKVIYHEYLENSISRQTLVKFNNNSDYVYFNGKDFLGIVNSKKSTSKKIPIKGKISQIEFSDNNELVFVLSKDGKKYTVTILESFIYPMASFSFEGECSFIQTYENSLFIGRNTKISKISISKK; translated from the coding sequence ATGAATTTTAATAAGAAAAAAAAGAATCTGCTTGTTCCTATAGCCGTTATATTTTGCGCCTTGTACATTATTCTTTCAGTGCAACCAATGGGCCAAGAAATTCATTTTACACCGGAATGGACAGAAGACATTTCACATATTCAAGAAAATTCAAATGATGCAAAAAAGATTCCGTTTAAGCTTTCCCAGAACATAGGATATTTTACAGCCGATGGAAAAATTGTTTCAGCAATAACATTTCCTTTTAAATCAACAATTTCAGAAAAATGGTATGCGGCATTCGGAGCAAGCGGCACAAAGACCGACTTTTTTTTCGCAGACGGAACTTTAGCTGGAACAATTGACGAAGCCGGATTTCCATTTTTTGACCAGGACAGAATTTTTGTAATGCATCCGGGTGGAACTTCTTTTGTAAAATGCAATTCAGAAGGAAAACGCGAATGGAACTACGAGCATTATTCGCCAATCACTGCATTTTCATCAAGCAAAAATGGAACTGCCGCAGGATACGCAGACGGAACTGTAATTTCTTTTTTGCCGGACGGAAAAATTGACCAGAAATTTGCGCCGGGCGGAAGCAATTGCGATGTCATTCTTGGAGTTGCAATTTCTGAAGATGGAAACAGAATCGCCTGTGTTTCAGGACAAGATCAGCAAAGATTTATTGTTGCAGAAAAAAACGGCGGACATTCAAAAGTAATTTACCACGAGTATCTTGAAAATTCCATTTCCCGCCAGACGCTTGTAAAATTCAACAACAATTCTGATTACGTTTATTTCAACGGAAAAGATTTTCTTGGAATCGTAAACTCAAAAAAATCCACAAGCAAAAAAATTCCAATCAAAGGAAAAATTTCCCAAATAGAATTTTCTGACAACAACGAGCTTGTTTTTGTTTTGAGCAAAGACGGAAAAAAATACACGGTAACAATTTTGGAATCTTTTATTTATCCAATGGCATCTTTCAGCTTTGAAGGCGAATGCTCGTTTATTCAGACTTATGAAAATTCACTTTTCATTGGACGGAACACAAAGATTTCAAAAATTTCGATTTCAAAAAAATAG